The following coding sequences are from one Formosa haliotis window:
- a CDS encoding TIGR01212 family radical SAM protein (This family includes YhcC from E. coli K-12, an uncharacterized radical SAM protein.), with protein MTYPWGHDKRYNDYSSYIKTVFKERVQKVSVDAGFSCPNRDGSKGFGGCTFCNNSTFNPAYCSDGNSITSQIDTGIGFFAEKYKTQKYLAYFQAYSNTYESLDVLKKRYEEALAHPKVIGLVIGTRPDCISDELLAYLSTLSKQYYVTIEYGIESTNNTTLLDINRGHDYQTGVEAIMKTHAAGIHVGAHLILGLPGEQNADILNHAKEMSKLPLNFLKLHQLQLVKGSIMGERYLKGLEDINLYTAEDYIELAIDFIEVLNPNIVLERFVSQSPKEFLIAPKWNLKNFEFVDKVNKRLKERDTWQGKLYKVALES; from the coding sequence ATGACGTATCCTTGGGGACATGACAAACGGTATAACGATTACAGTTCGTATATAAAAACCGTATTCAAAGAGCGCGTACAAAAGGTGTCTGTAGATGCGGGTTTTTCTTGTCCCAATCGCGATGGAAGTAAAGGATTTGGCGGATGCACGTTTTGTAATAATTCTACTTTTAATCCGGCCTATTGTAGCGACGGAAATTCTATAACCAGCCAGATAGATACCGGTATTGGTTTTTTTGCCGAGAAATATAAAACACAAAAATACTTAGCTTATTTTCAAGCTTACAGTAATACTTACGAAAGTTTAGATGTACTTAAAAAGCGATACGAAGAAGCCTTAGCTCACCCAAAGGTTATTGGCTTGGTTATTGGTACACGACCAGACTGTATAAGCGACGAACTTTTGGCGTATTTGTCTACCTTAAGTAAGCAGTATTATGTGACTATAGAGTATGGGATTGAGTCTACAAACAATACCACGCTTTTAGATATTAATCGTGGTCATGACTATCAAACGGGAGTAGAAGCTATAATGAAAACGCATGCTGCAGGTATTCATGTTGGAGCGCATTTAATTTTAGGACTTCCTGGTGAGCAAAACGCAGATATTTTAAATCATGCTAAAGAAATGTCTAAATTACCATTAAATTTCTTGAAACTGCACCAATTACAATTGGTAAAAGGATCGATTATGGGAGAGCGCTATTTAAAAGGTTTAGAAGATATTAATTTATACACGGCAGAAGATTATATAGAATTGGCTATAGATTTTATTGAAGTACTCAACCCTAATATTGTTTTAGAGCGCTTTGTTAGTCAGTCGCCAAAAGAATTTTTAATTGCACCTAAATGGAATTTAAAGAATTTTGAATTTGTAGACAAAGTAAATAAGCGATTAAAAGAACGCGATACTTGGCAAGGTAAATTGTATAAAGTAGCATTGGAAAGTTGA
- a CDS encoding polyprenyl synthetase family protein translates to MKIVEQIKQPIAYEMELFEQKFLLSMSSKVALLNRITHYIVNRKGKQMRPMFVFLVSKMVSNGEVSERTYRGASVIELIHTATLVHDDVVDDSNRRRGFFSINALWKNKIAVLVGDYLLSKGLLLSIDNNDFDLLKIISIAVREMSEGELLQIEKARQLDITETVYYEIIRQKTATLIAACCSLGAASVKPGSTHVETMRKFGELIGMAFQIKDDLFDYGQEKIGKPTGIDIKEQKMTLPLIHVLNKVSKKENKWLINSIKNHNKDAKRVKEVIAFVKDQGGLDYAVTKMKGFQEEALKMLEPYPESEYKSSLILMVNYVIDRKK, encoded by the coding sequence TTGAAAATTGTAGAACAAATAAAGCAGCCTATTGCTTACGAAATGGAACTTTTTGAACAAAAGTTCTTGCTTTCAATGTCTTCTAAAGTAGCGCTACTTAATAGGATTACTCATTATATAGTTAACAGAAAAGGAAAACAAATGCGACCTATGTTCGTGTTTTTGGTTTCTAAAATGGTGTCTAACGGCGAGGTTAGCGAACGTACGTATCGCGGTGCTTCTGTAATCGAATTAATACATACCGCCACCTTAGTGCACGATGATGTGGTCGATGATAGTAACAGACGTCGTGGATTTTTCTCTATAAATGCCCTTTGGAAAAATAAAATTGCCGTGCTTGTGGGCGATTATTTATTATCTAAAGGCTTGTTATTGTCTATAGATAATAATGATTTCGATTTGCTTAAAATAATCTCAATCGCTGTGCGTGAGATGAGTGAAGGCGAATTGCTTCAAATTGAAAAAGCACGTCAGTTAGATATTACCGAAACCGTTTATTACGAAATTATCCGTCAAAAAACAGCAACTTTAATTGCAGCCTGTTGTAGCTTAGGAGCTGCTTCTGTAAAACCTGGATCTACACATGTAGAAACCATGCGTAAATTTGGAGAACTAATCGGGATGGCCTTTCAAATTAAAGATGATTTATTCGACTACGGGCAGGAAAAAATAGGAAAGCCTACCGGTATCGATATTAAAGAGCAAAAAATGACACTTCCCCTAATTCATGTGCTCAATAAAGTCTCTAAAAAAGAGAACAAATGGTTAATTAATTCTATTAAAAACCATAATAAAGATGCTAAGCGCGTTAAAGAAGTTATTGCATTTGTAAAGGATCAAGGCGGCTTAGACTATGCCGTAACAAAAATGAAAGGATTCCAAGAGGAGGCTTTAAAAATGTTAGAACCTTATCCGGAATCTGAGTACAAATCATCATTAATTTTAATGGTGAATTATGTTATAGACAGAAAAAAATAA
- a CDS encoding Xaa-Pro dipeptidyl-peptidase produces MKNSLRSLLLILCVSIVSNTTFAQKKATPIFKDGEAQVVKAFNDPKDWIRHDLWVETEFDTDGDGKLDRMHVDVTRPKQTETEGLKLPIIYESSPYYAGVAADVPGLFWDVHHEIGEPAKPRVHPEVKRIGKRPIISESQVLPWVPRGYIVVHSSSPGTGLSQGSPTVGGDNESLAPKAVIDWLNGRAKGYTSPEGKEEVKAYWSTGKVGMTGTSYNGTIPLAAATTGVEGLEAIIPVSPNTSYYHYYRSNGLVRSPGGYLGEDIDVLYDFIHSGDESKRAYSNTVIRDTEMKNGMDRITGDYNDFWASRDYLNDMEPMKAGLLMSHAFNDWNVMPEHSYRIYKAAKEKGLPVQIYYHQDGHGGPPPLSLMNRWFTHYLFGIDNGVENDPKAWIVRENDNRLEPTSYADYPNPDASIVTLQLHPGGLSYGALNTEKINEATKETLIDDSKFSGDSLAKLASSKHRLLYVTPTLTKDLHISGVAKIHIKLASSKPAANLSVWLVSLPWNTNQGAEITDNIITCGWADPQNYKSLRSSEPLIPGKFYDMTFGLQPDDQVIKKGQQIGLMIFSSDSNFTLLPKPGTELTIDLEGTQLELPIVGGEVSFKESTQK; encoded by the coding sequence ATGAAAAACAGCTTACGTTCGCTACTCCTTATTTTATGTGTTTCGATAGTATCAAACACCACATTTGCTCAAAAAAAAGCTACGCCAATTTTTAAAGATGGTGAAGCCCAAGTTGTAAAAGCTTTTAACGATCCTAAGGATTGGATTCGACATGATTTATGGGTAGAAACCGAATTTGACACCGACGGCGACGGAAAATTAGATCGTATGCATGTAGATGTTACGCGGCCTAAACAAACAGAAACTGAAGGTTTAAAACTCCCTATCATCTATGAGTCCAGTCCGTATTACGCAGGCGTTGCGGCAGATGTTCCTGGTTTATTTTGGGATGTGCATCACGAAATTGGTGAGCCTGCAAAACCCCGTGTACATCCAGAAGTTAAACGTATTGGAAAGCGACCTATAATTTCGGAGTCTCAAGTTTTACCATGGGTACCCAGAGGTTATATTGTAGTACATTCATCGTCGCCAGGAACAGGCTTGTCTCAAGGATCTCCTACAGTTGGTGGCGATAACGAATCTTTAGCTCCGAAAGCCGTGATCGATTGGTTAAACGGTCGTGCAAAAGGTTATACTTCGCCAGAAGGTAAAGAAGAAGTTAAGGCCTATTGGTCTACCGGAAAAGTAGGCATGACGGGGACATCTTATAATGGTACCATTCCTTTAGCGGCAGCCACCACTGGTGTCGAGGGTTTAGAAGCCATCATTCCAGTATCGCCTAATACATCGTACTATCATTATTATAGATCGAATGGTTTAGTACGTTCTCCTGGTGGTTATTTAGGTGAAGACATAGATGTGCTTTACGATTTTATCCATAGCGGAGACGAATCTAAACGCGCCTATAGCAATACAGTAATTCGCGATACAGAAATGAAAAATGGCATGGATAGAATTACTGGTGATTATAACGACTTCTGGGCAAGTCGCGACTATTTAAACGATATGGAACCTATGAAAGCAGGCTTATTAATGTCGCATGCCTTTAACGATTGGAATGTGATGCCAGAACATAGTTACCGCATTTATAAAGCAGCAAAAGAAAAAGGACTTCCTGTACAAATTTATTATCACCAAGACGGGCATGGCGGTCCGCCGCCGTTATCGCTTATGAATCGTTGGTTTACCCATTATTTATTTGGTATAGATAATGGTGTTGAAAACGACCCTAAAGCTTGGATTGTTCGTGAAAACGACAATCGATTAGAACCTACTTCGTATGCCGATTATCCAAACCCCGATGCCTCCATAGTAACTTTACAATTACACCCTGGTGGTCTTTCGTATGGCGCTCTAAATACCGAAAAAATAAATGAAGCCACCAAAGAAACCTTAATAGATGACTCGAAGTTTTCTGGAGATTCGTTGGCAAAACTAGCATCCTCTAAACACCGATTATTATATGTAACCCCTACTTTAACCAAAGACCTTCACATTTCTGGAGTTGCCAAAATTCATATAAAACTAGCAAGTAGTAAACCAGCCGCAAATTTATCGGTATGGTTGGTATCTTTACCTTGGAATACAAATCAAGGTGCAGAAATAACAGACAATATTATTACTTGCGGCTGGGCAGATCCTCAGAATTATAAGTCCTTACGAAGCAGTGAACCTTTAATTCCCGGAAAATTCTACGACATGACTTTTGGTTTGCAACCCGACGATCAGGTTATAAAAAAAGGACAACAGATAGGATTGATGATTTTTTCTAGCGACAGTAATTTTACCTTATTACCAAAACCAGGAACAGAATTAACAATCGACTTAGAAGGCACACAATTAGAGTTACCCATAGTTGGCGGTGAGGTATCTTTCAAAGAGTCTACACAAAAATAA
- the dnaG gene encoding DNA primase: MISKSSIDTVFEVSRLEEVIGDFVQLKKAGSNYKGLSPFSDERSPSFVVSPVKQIWKDFSSGKGGNVVAFLMEHEHFTYPEAIKYLAKKYGIEIEETEQSNEEKEKQDTRESLYLVSEFANTYFQKTMHKTDAGQAIGLSYFKERGFTPETIKLFGLGYALDEWQAFSDEALKKGYKLEFLEKTGLTIVKGEKYFDRFKGRVMFPIQSMSGRVLGFGGRILTNDKKAAKYMNSPESEIYYKSKVLYGIYHAKQSIAKEDNCFLVEGYTDVIQFHQTGITNVVSSSGTALTPEQIRLINRLTKNITVLFDGDAAGMRASIRGIDLILEQGMNVRVCSFPQGEDPDSFARQNTEEELREYLETNSKDFIQFKAGLLVEDSKNDPIKKAETIRDIIQSISKIPDRIKQEVYLQECARIMDISEAVLFSSLAQIGNKDQKDQKAPEKEQRSFEVIKNEDQSKKVDVQYVLERKIIEILLLYGNREEEFEDLILKENDKGELVLEPVVQQAKVFEKIFLDLQEDEMHFGNETFKTLYYTIINTLNQNPDFVLEHFVNNPDAHLSQEITSILMEDERHTLHDWKRKDIFPKAKTDSVAQLVSETILSLRCYLIDQKVLEFQQSTLGNVGESNWNILEEVKDYYGLKMLLSRKLNRVL, translated from the coding sequence TTGATTTCAAAATCCTCCATAGACACTGTATTTGAAGTTTCTCGATTAGAAGAAGTTATTGGCGATTTTGTTCAGCTTAAAAAAGCGGGAAGCAATTATAAAGGGTTGAGTCCCTTTAGTGATGAGCGTTCACCGAGTTTTGTTGTCTCGCCAGTAAAGCAAATTTGGAAAGATTTCTCGAGTGGAAAAGGAGGGAATGTCGTGGCCTTTCTAATGGAGCACGAACATTTTACATATCCGGAAGCCATAAAATATTTAGCTAAAAAATACGGGATTGAAATAGAAGAAACCGAGCAATCTAACGAAGAAAAAGAAAAACAAGACACGCGAGAGAGCTTGTACTTGGTTAGTGAGTTTGCCAACACCTATTTTCAAAAAACGATGCATAAAACCGATGCCGGTCAAGCTATTGGTTTAAGCTATTTTAAGGAACGCGGATTTACACCAGAAACCATAAAATTGTTTGGATTAGGGTATGCACTAGATGAATGGCAAGCCTTCTCGGACGAAGCTTTAAAAAAAGGTTACAAATTAGAATTCCTTGAAAAAACAGGTTTAACCATAGTAAAGGGCGAGAAGTATTTCGATCGCTTTAAAGGGCGGGTTATGTTTCCTATCCAGAGTATGAGTGGACGTGTTTTGGGCTTTGGTGGTCGTATTTTAACGAACGATAAAAAGGCTGCGAAGTATATGAATTCTCCCGAAAGTGAGATTTATTACAAGAGCAAAGTGTTGTATGGAATTTACCACGCCAAGCAAAGTATCGCTAAAGAAGATAATTGTTTTTTGGTAGAGGGTTATACCGATGTGATTCAGTTTCATCAAACAGGAATTACTAATGTGGTGTCGTCTTCGGGAACCGCTTTAACTCCAGAGCAAATTCGCCTAATTAATAGATTAACCAAGAATATAACTGTGTTATTTGATGGTGATGCTGCTGGAATGCGGGCCTCTATTCGTGGTATAGATTTAATTCTAGAACAGGGCATGAATGTTAGAGTCTGTTCTTTCCCTCAGGGCGAAGATCCAGATAGTTTTGCGCGACAAAATACAGAGGAAGAACTTCGTGAATATTTAGAAACGAACTCTAAAGATTTTATTCAGTTTAAAGCGGGATTGTTGGTCGAGGATTCTAAAAACGATCCTATTAAGAAAGCTGAAACCATTCGCGATATTATTCAAAGTATATCCAAGATTCCAGATCGTATTAAGCAAGAAGTGTATTTGCAGGAATGCGCCAGAATTATGGATATTAGCGAGGCTGTGTTATTTAGTTCTTTGGCTCAAATAGGAAATAAAGATCAAAAAGACCAGAAAGCGCCAGAAAAGGAACAACGATCTTTTGAAGTTATTAAAAATGAAGACCAATCTAAAAAGGTTGACGTACAATATGTTTTAGAACGAAAAATTATTGAAATTCTATTGCTGTATGGTAATCGCGAAGAAGAATTTGAAGATCTTATTTTAAAAGAAAACGATAAGGGAGAATTGGTTTTAGAGCCCGTTGTGCAACAAGCTAAAGTATTCGAAAAAATATTTTTAGACCTGCAAGAAGATGAAATGCATTTTGGGAATGAAACCTTTAAAACGCTGTATTATACAATAATAAATACGTTAAACCAGAATCCAGATTTTGTTTTAGAGCATTTTGTAAACAACCCAGATGCACATTTGTCGCAAGAAATTACGAGTATTCTTATGGAGGATGAGCGCCACACCTTACACGATTGGAAGCGCAAGGATATTTTTCCTAAAGCTAAAACCGATAGTGTAGCACAATTGGTTAGCGAAACTATTTTAAGTTTGCGCTGTTATTTAATCGATCAGAAAGTGCTAGAATTTCAGCAATCGACTTTAGGAAATGTGGGCGAAAGTAACTGGAATATCTTAGAAGAAGTAAAAGATTATTACGGTCTTAAAATGTTGTTGTCTAGAAAACTTAACCGCGTGTTATGA
- a CDS encoding response regulator transcription factor, translating into MIKLLVADHHPIIRKGLELLFLTSPVIKVEGGVDDGESIFDFLKSHTVDILVTEIDLPKLNGITALRRLKKEYPNVKVLIFSTHPEEVYAMSSIKAGASGYISKTANILTLREAILKIDQGGIYLSNDLTHRLAFGERVNRTGSFYKKLSTREVEVLKLLSIGKKNKEIAQELDINEKTVSTYKARLMKKLHASNLVDLLNQAKLLES; encoded by the coding sequence ATGATAAAACTGTTGGTAGCCGACCACCATCCTATTATTAGAAAAGGACTAGAATTATTATTCTTAACATCGCCAGTAATTAAAGTTGAAGGCGGCGTAGATGATGGTGAATCTATTTTCGATTTTCTAAAATCTCACACTGTAGATATTTTAGTAACTGAAATTGATTTACCTAAATTAAATGGAATAACAGCACTCAGGCGGCTTAAAAAGGAATACCCAAATGTAAAAGTTTTAATTTTTAGCACGCATCCGGAAGAGGTTTATGCGATGAGTTCTATTAAAGCGGGAGCATCGGGTTACATATCGAAAACTGCAAATATCTTAACCTTGCGCGAAGCTATTTTAAAAATAGATCAAGGAGGCATTTACTTAAGTAACGATTTAACGCACCGTTTAGCTTTTGGAGAACGTGTTAATAGAACAGGATCGTTTTACAAAAAATTATCTACTCGTGAAGTCGAAGTTCTTAAACTCCTGTCTATAGGAAAGAAAAACAAAGAAATTGCACAAGAATTAGATATTAACGAAAAAACCGTAAGTACATACAAAGCCCGATTAATGAAAAAGCTGCATGCATCTAATCTTGTAGATTTATTAAATCAGGCGAAATTGTTAGAATCATAA
- the nadE gene encoding NAD(+) synthase, with the protein MQAEKTVDHIVKWLKDYAVNAKVNGFVVGISGGIDSAVTSTLCALTGLDVLCVEMPILQAPSHVSRAVEHIKQLKDRFKNVRDARVDLTPVFEEFKTEVTLEGQEATVAMALANTRARLRMTTLYYYAGLQKLLVAGTGNKVEDFGVGFYTKYGDGGVDLSPIADLLKSEVYELASVLQVPNSIMEAAPSDGLFGDARSDEDQIGASYPELEWAMAMDDAGKTADDFTGRERDVFAIYKRFNTSNKHKMDPIPICVIPNNLK; encoded by the coding sequence ATGCAAGCAGAAAAAACAGTCGATCATATTGTTAAATGGTTAAAAGATTATGCAGTAAATGCTAAAGTAAATGGTTTTGTAGTGGGAATTTCTGGCGGAATTGACTCTGCTGTAACCTCTACCTTATGCGCCTTAACTGGTTTAGATGTACTTTGTGTAGAGATGCCTATTCTTCAAGCTCCAAGTCATGTTTCTAGAGCGGTAGAGCATATTAAACAACTTAAAGATCGGTTTAAAAATGTTAGAGATGCCCGTGTAGATTTAACGCCTGTTTTTGAAGAATTTAAAACCGAAGTCACTTTAGAAGGTCAAGAAGCCACTGTAGCTATGGCTTTAGCGAACACTAGAGCGCGTTTGCGAATGACGACTTTATATTATTACGCAGGCTTACAAAAACTTTTGGTTGCTGGTACAGGTAATAAAGTAGAAGATTTTGGTGTTGGCTTTTACACGAAATACGGCGATGGCGGTGTTGATTTAAGTCCGATTGCCGATTTATTAAAGTCTGAAGTTTACGAATTGGCAAGTGTTTTACAAGTTCCGAATTCTATTATGGAAGCCGCACCTAGCGACGGATTATTTGGAGACGCACGAAGTGATGAAGATCAAATTGGTGCTTCTTACCCGGAATTAGAATGGGCTATGGCAATGGACGATGCTGGTAAAACTGCTGATGATTTTACGGGTAGAGAACGAGACGTTTTCGCCATTTACAAACGTTTTAATACCTCGAATAAACATAAGATGGATCCAATACCTATCTGTGTTATTCCCAATAATTTAAAATAA
- the gldB gene encoding gliding motility lipoprotein GldB — protein sequence MKYLNFYLLIILTLVSCKNDEKVSDEIKNIEMPVSIERFDVAFSKAQASDLEGLKSNYPFMFSKSYPDEFWVEKIQDSLQQELSAAVIESFPDLDAVEGEISDLFQHLKYYYPEFKAPRVISTTSYVDYRNKVIVTDSIDLIALDTYLGPDHMFYKGVQEFIKEGFKKEFIVVDLADAYAKRSMLPVRNKTFLDEMVAAGKRLYFKDLMIPFKTDAEKIEYSPEQLAWATSNEAYIWQYFIERELLFSTDSKLPARFINPAPFSKFYLAEIDNASPGRIGEYMGWQIVRAYMEHNKEVSFKTMLNKDAEDIFNHSKFKPKK from the coding sequence ATGAAATATCTAAATTTTTACCTTTTAATAATATTGACACTAGTTTCTTGTAAAAATGATGAAAAAGTTAGCGATGAAATAAAAAATATTGAAATGCCTGTAAGCATTGAGCGTTTCGATGTTGCGTTTTCTAAAGCACAAGCCAGCGATTTAGAAGGATTAAAGTCCAATTACCCGTTTATGTTTTCTAAATCGTATCCAGATGAATTCTGGGTTGAAAAGATTCAAGACTCTTTGCAACAAGAACTGTCTGCGGCTGTTATAGAATCGTTTCCTGATTTAGATGCCGTTGAAGGTGAAATTTCAGATTTATTTCAACATTTAAAATATTATTATCCAGAATTTAAAGCACCACGAGTTATCTCGACCACTTCGTATGTAGATTATCGCAATAAAGTGATTGTAACAGATTCTATAGATTTGATTGCTTTAGATACGTATTTAGGACCCGACCATATGTTTTATAAAGGGGTGCAAGAATTTATAAAGGAAGGATTTAAAAAGGAATTTATTGTGGTTGATTTGGCTGATGCTTATGCAAAAAGAAGTATGTTGCCTGTTAGAAATAAGACTTTTTTAGATGAAATGGTTGCAGCAGGAAAACGGTTATACTTTAAAGATCTTATGATTCCGTTTAAAACCGATGCTGAAAAAATTGAATATTCGCCAGAACAATTAGCATGGGCAACGTCTAACGAAGCTTATATTTGGCAATATTTTATAGAACGAGAATTGTTGTTTAGTACAGATTCAAAATTACCTGCACGATTTATAAACCCAGCACCATTTTCTAAATTTTATTTAGCCGAAATAGATAACGCTTCTCCCGGACGTATTGGTGAATATATGGGTTGGCAAATTGTACGGGCGTATATGGAGCATAATAAAGAGGTGTCTTTTAAAACCATGTTAAATAAAGATGCCGAAGATATTTTTAATCATTCAAAATTTAAACCTAAGAAATAA
- the gldC gene encoding gliding motility protein GldC → MANHTSKIELEVELDENRIPEKLSWTAQDGGISNEEAKAMMLSVWDSKAQESLRIDLWTKDMPVDEMKVFFHQTLVAMSDTFKRATQDEKMTATMKDFCDYFAEKLELNKE, encoded by the coding sequence ATGGCAAATCATACATCGAAAATAGAATTAGAAGTCGAGTTAGACGAAAACCGTATACCAGAAAAATTGTCATGGACAGCCCAAGATGGTGGTATTAGTAACGAAGAGGCTAAAGCCATGATGCTTTCTGTTTGGGATAGCAAAGCTCAAGAATCGTTACGTATCGACTTATGGACAAAAGATATGCCGGTAGATGAGATGAAAGTATTTTTTCATCAAACCTTAGTGGCAATGAGCGATACGTTTAAACGCGCAACGCAGGATGAAAAAATGACTGCAACCATGAAAGATTTCTGCGATTATTTTGCTGAGAAATTAGAGCTAAATAAGGAGTAG
- a CDS encoding phospholipase A has translation MKYLFILCFSLLIHQQSLAQDSIPLSEQSLEKQWELYDTIGRKSLFKILPYRPTYILVANYSTDINKQPSSENPVNDVPEAIDLDPVEMKFQLSLKTKAIRNIFGKKIGGDIWLAYTQSSRWQIFNKPLSRPFRETNYEPEGFLLFPTRYSIWGLKGVFSGIGFNHQSNGRANPYSRSWNRFMLHFGMSIKDLNIIINPWWRIQEDFVEDNNPNIEDYIGRCEILFTYIKNKHYINLAARHSLRSGDRSHGSLRLDYSYRFYENLKFHVQCFTGYGESLIDYNHKQTTFGIGLSLIQ, from the coding sequence ATGAAATACCTTTTTATTCTCTGTTTTAGCCTTTTAATTCATCAGCAAAGTTTGGCACAAGATAGTATCCCTTTAAGTGAGCAAAGTTTGGAAAAACAATGGGAATTATACGATACCATTGGAAGAAAAAGTCTCTTTAAAATTCTACCCTACCGCCCTACATATATTTTAGTGGCCAACTACTCAACCGATATTAACAAGCAACCTTCTAGTGAAAACCCGGTTAACGACGTACCCGAAGCTATAGACTTAGATCCTGTTGAAATGAAATTTCAACTCAGTTTAAAAACTAAAGCTATACGAAACATCTTTGGAAAAAAAATTGGTGGCGATATTTGGTTGGCATATACCCAGTCTTCCCGCTGGCAAATTTTTAACAAACCTCTTTCAAGACCGTTTCGAGAAACCAATTACGAACCCGAAGGATTTTTACTATTTCCCACCCGTTATTCTATTTGGGGGTTAAAAGGTGTGTTTTCTGGAATAGGATTTAACCATCAAAGTAACGGAAGAGCGAACCCTTACTCCAGAAGCTGGAACCGTTTTATGCTTCATTTTGGTATGTCGATTAAAGATTTAAATATTATTATAAATCCGTGGTGGCGCATACAGGAAGATTTTGTAGAAGATAACAACCCTAATATTGAAGATTACATTGGTCGCTGCGAAATTTTATTTACATATATTAAGAATAAACATTACATTAATTTGGCCGCTCGTCATTCCCTGCGCTCCGGAGATAGAAGTCATGGGAGTCTGAGACTAGATTATTCCTATCGCTTTTACGAAAACTTAAAATTTCATGTGCAATGCTTTACAGGTTATGGGGAGAGCTTAATCGATTATAACCACAAACAAACCACCTTTGGTATAGGACTATCTTTAATTCAATAA
- a CDS encoding DUF3604 domain-containing protein, with protein sequence MREFSSGGLAGVWAESNTRESIYAALLRKETFATSGVRLKVRVFAGYDFDKNSLEDNNWVKTAYDNGVPMGGDLPQATDKAPSFIVDALKETDGANLDRIQMIKGWVDATGKAHEKIYNIALSDGRTVDANGKVAPVGNTVDVKTATYTNSIGSTHFSVVWTDPDFDAGQHAFYYVRVLQIPTPRWSTYDAVNLGIEPRKDLPTTIQERGWTSPIWYAPN encoded by the coding sequence ATACGAGAATTTAGTTCAGGTGGACTTGCTGGAGTTTGGGCAGAGTCCAATACTCGTGAATCCATTTATGCAGCACTGCTTCGTAAAGAAACCTTTGCCACATCTGGAGTACGTTTAAAAGTACGTGTCTTTGCTGGTTACGATTTCGATAAAAATAGTCTTGAGGATAATAATTGGGTAAAAACAGCATATGATAATGGTGTACCAATGGGAGGAGATTTACCTCAAGCTACAGATAAAGCCCCAAGTTTTATTGTGGATGCTTTAAAAGAGACAGATGGTGCAAATCTAGACCGGATACAAATGATAAAAGGTTGGGTAGATGCCACCGGAAAAGCACACGAAAAAATTTATAATATTGCTTTAAGCGATGGCAGAACAGTAGATGCCAACGGCAAAGTAGCTCCTGTTGGAAATACGGTAGACGTAAAAACCGCGACCTATACCAATTCTATAGGATCAACACATTTTAGTGTGGTTTGGACAGATCCAGATTTTGATGCCGGACAACATGCCTTTTATTACGTTCGTGTGTTACAAATCCCAACACCTAGATGGAGCACTTATGATGCCGTAAACCTGGGCATTGAACCTAGAAAAGATTTACCAACTACCATACAAGAGCGCGGGTGGACATCTCCTATTTGGTATGCACCAAATTAA